One genomic segment of Culturomica massiliensis includes these proteins:
- a CDS encoding recombinase family protein, with the protein MIVAYLRVSTERQHLINQRNEITKFAQARGMTIDRWEKEVVSGRCRKEDRNLGHLLKSLKSGDSLIVTELSRLSRTLYDIMSVLNNCLERKITVYSTKDGYAFDDSINSKVLAFAFGLVAEIERNLISLRTREALATRRQAGIRLGRPANYRPKHQLLNEKRERIADLLKQGVPVKTICLRYGFSRSTFYKHWKENKINPPSDRY; encoded by the coding sequence ATGATTGTAGCTTATTTAAGAGTCAGTACGGAACGACAACATCTGATCAACCAACGGAATGAAATTACAAAATTCGCACAGGCAAGAGGAATGACGATCGATCGTTGGGAAAAAGAGGTAGTCAGCGGACGTTGCCGTAAAGAAGACCGCAATTTGGGACATCTGTTAAAATCATTAAAATCCGGAGATAGCCTGATCGTCACGGAACTTTCCCGTTTGAGCCGGACGCTTTATGATATTATGAGTGTATTGAACAATTGCCTGGAACGTAAAATAACGGTCTACAGTACAAAAGACGGTTATGCTTTCGACGACAGTATCAATAGCAAAGTACTGGCTTTTGCTTTCGGGCTGGTAGCCGAAATCGAACGGAATCTGATTTCGTTACGTACCCGGGAAGCATTGGCCACCCGCCGTCAGGCAGGTATCCGACTGGGCAGACCCGCAAATTACAGGCCCAAACACCAATTGTTAAACGAAAAGCGGGAACGTATCGCAGATTTATTAAAACAAGGGGTGCCTGTTAAAACCATTTGTTTACGATATGGTTTTTCCCGCAGTACATTTTATAAACACTGGAAAGAAAACAAAATCAATCCCCCCTCCGACAGGTATTGA
- a CDS encoding S24/S26 family peptidase, with protein MKTVSNLLLEEAIAVLQEGKNVSLYIRGNSMFPFLRDGKDILELCPPGDRALGRGDVVLFRYGGKLLLHRIIALRGEYFIMQGDGCWQNKEKAVRSDIFAILFAVRYPDGRIRHCQSFTWRFYSALWFHLRFIRRYVLAVLRRI; from the coding sequence ATGAAAACCGTTTCGAATTTATTGTTGGAAGAAGCGATAGCTGTATTACAGGAAGGTAAAAACGTCAGTCTTTACATACGGGGAAACAGCATGTTTCCTTTTCTCCGCGACGGCAAGGATATTTTGGAACTTTGTCCTCCCGGAGACAGGGCATTGGGGCGGGGAGATGTGGTTTTATTCCGCTATGGAGGAAAACTATTGTTGCATCGTATTATCGCCCTTCGGGGAGAGTATTTTATTATGCAGGGAGACGGTTGTTGGCAAAATAAGGAAAAAGCCGTTCGGTCCGATATTTTTGCGATCCTTTTTGCCGTTCGCTATCCGGATGGCAGAATACGTCATTGTCAGTCTTTTACCTGGCGCTTTTATTCTGCTCTTTGGTTTCATCTCCGGTTTATCCGGCGTTATGTATTGGCCGTCTTGCGGCGTATATGA